The following is a genomic window from Candidatus Moraniibacteriota bacterium.
AGAAAAATTCGCTCTTCCGAAGCGGCGACGAAAAAAGCGTCGAGATCCGCACCCTCTCCGGCCCCATCGTCGAGAAGAACCCGGATGTGCGAACGCTTCCCCTTGTGTTTCTTAGTGGATTGATATTCGGGATGCTACTCCGATTTTCATGGGTATTTGTTAAAGAGTCGAATGCGCTGAATGCGGTGGAAGAAGAGGCAAGGACTTCTCTTTCTGCGAAGAAGCTTGGTGAGCATGCAAAAAATTCTCCTCAGGGCACGCTAGCTTTACCAACTCCTCCAAGTGGACTTGGATCGGACAGAATTACGTTCAACGATTGGTGAAATTTTTCGAGAATCGGTGCTTTCCCCTGATTTCTTTCTTATTCTCGTATAGAGAGAATTGAAGAAATCGGGGAGGGAATCGAAAGATTTGGTTCCTTTACATTTGAAGTTGCAATCCAATCTACCTGTCTGATCTGATGGAGGGTGTCGAAATGAAATCAAGACAGATATGTGTTCTTGTACTTCTCTTTTTCGTTGCCGGATGCACGATGAGTCCGAATGTGCTTCAGCTTCGTCAGGATGACGGAGATGATATCTCAAGAATACTCTATCCGATCGATCCGTATACGACAGTCGGCGTTATGAAAAGCGCTGATATCGATACGGGAAGATTTGTTGCCGTGCTCGGCACATTTCCGGATGGTCTTTTCGGAGAATGGGATCGTCTGCGTATCAGATACTCTGGCTACGCGGTCGATGCTGCCGGGAAAGAGTACCGAGTACAGTCGCTCTTTGCCGGATTCAAAGCGTGCAGTCTCCGTCTGATAGTGCTCGTAGAAGGGGCTGAGAAGGCGGAAGGTCTCGCGATTATTACGCTTTCTACGCTTACGGATCAAGCCTATGATCTGCAAGGGAAACCCATCAAGTTTGGCGAGCATGGTGCGAGATTCGTTGACCTAAAGAAAGAAGAGAGAATTCGTATCGCAAGAACATTCGGGAGTCCGGTTGATTCCACTCCGGGAGTAGATGGATTTTCCGAAGCGTTGAAGATGTGGAATACCTTTGAAACGCCAGTTGGGAAAATACTGTCCCCGTTGGGCGAAGATGGGGTAAAAGCTATTGCGAAGCATAATCCGCAATATTCTTTTCTTGAAAAGGTTGTCGGGACGGGATCATTTTCCGTAAGTCCGGACTGGGTAAGCACCACGATGAATCTGGTTGTCGAGTCTCTTCTTGCAATACAGGCTCCGAGTCAGGGGTTTGATTTGAATTCCGTAATGCCGAGTCGGGATTATATGGGATATCAGATAGCTCAGCTGTACCGTCTTATACAGGCCGGTCAGCAAGAGTGTGCCATTCAACAACGACCCTAGTGGTCGGAGGAGAATATCATGAAAGTTTTTCAGATCTGCGTTGTTCTGGTGTGTGCTTTTTTGGCAAACACTCTACAGGCTGCCGAACAGCAGTGTGTGACAGTGGAGCGGGGCGACACGCTGGAGAAGATTGTCATTAATGACTTCCATCTGGAGCGTTCGGATGTCGATGCCATTGCTACGGAAAATGACATTGCAAATAGAGATCTCATATACGCTGGAGACAAAGTGTGCAATCGCACTGTGTCATCAGCGGTTGCTGTGAGTCAACCGAAACCCGTGAAAGCTCAGGAGGAGGAAAAGGTATCGCGGGTATCAGTCAATTTGCCAGTGAAACCGGCTTCGAATCCGGGTAAGGCGGAGAAGCTGTATGCTCACGTGATTCATTCGCTGGGGCACGCTCCGTTTGCGACAGAGAAAAGGCCGGCGACGCTGTCGGAGAATATAGCGGCGCTCAATGCGCTGGGGTACTCCAAGGTTGATGCGGAGGAAATACTGCGCAAGAAAGCCTCCGGAGAAGTGGAGATCGTGGAAGTTCCGTGCGGCTCGATTATCCCTGAGATGATTTTCCGCGGAGGGAAAAAGATCTCCGGCGGTATCCTCATGGATTTCTGTCACGGGAAAAAACCGGCGCAGTCCGAGTTTGCCATCAAAGCGTGTGCAAACTCCGGGCGATGCGTCTATCAGTTCTCGACGTGCCGGAACTATTTCCCATCGTTTACAGCTCCGGACATCAAAGAGGTGAAGGTTCTGCCTCAGGAAGTGTCAAAGGCCGTTCCTCCGCGCATTCGTGCGGAAGGGGAAACTTCGCCGGCGCTTCTTGAATACGAGGCGAATGCCGGCGGGTTCTGGTGGAGAAATGGACTTGCAAAAGGCAATGCTCTTTGGGGCGAAGCCTTGCTTTGGACGCCGGATGCCGGAAAAGGAATCTCTTTCGGTGCAGGCGGATATGCGAGCAGTGGCGATGGAAACTCGAAAGTCGCTGCATACTCGTGGCACGAGAGATCGTATGGTGCCCAGGTTGGTGTGAAGGGAAACTATCTCGGTTCTCCGGATGAGGAGGGACGGAGATATCCGCGCAATTGGCAAGTAAAGGCCCGTCTCCTGAAAGATCAGGTGGAAGGGAGCAATCCCGAGTCCGGCTATGCCATGGAACAGAACGGTCCAAAACAATGCGTCTATGGCGAGTACATCGCCCAGAAGGACGCCTGGTGGACGTATGGCATTACCGGAGAGGGATGTGTGGCGAATCATCAGTCGATAAACTCGACCTGGGAGGGGGACAAACCCCAGGATCGCGGGTCCGTTCAGCTCAATGTCTTTGCTGAGCGGAGAATCACCAATCAGACGGCGGTTCGCGGCATTCTCGGTGTTGCTCACCAAAATTGGGACGATCTTACTCTTGGTCGCGGAACGCTCGAGCTCCGATATCGAGATAAGAAAAACGGACTTCTCGTAGCTGCCGGACCAAGTGTCGCGGTTCCTATCGGAAAGCTCCCGAAGGAATATGCTGGAGTCGCCAGGAGCAAACTGGTAACGCCGGCCGCCCTCATTCGCGTAGAGCTTGGAGGGGTGATTCGGAAAAAGGATGCAGAGAAGCGTGCTGAGAGTGTGCATCTCGCCGGAAGTCATGTGTCGGCAGCAACGCACCAACAGGCACCTCGCTCGGCTTCGAAATCAAAACCGAAGAGCTCGT
Proteins encoded in this region:
- a CDS encoding LysM peptidoglycan-binding domain-containing protein — its product is MKVFQICVVLVCAFLANTLQAAEQQCVTVERGDTLEKIVINDFHLERSDVDAIATENDIANRDLIYAGDKVCNRTVSSAVAVSQPKPVKAQEEEKVSRVSVNLPVKPASNPGKAEKLYAHVIHSLGHAPFATEKRPATLSENIAALNALGYSKVDAEEILRKKASGEVEIVEVPCGSIIPEMIFRGGKKISGGILMDFCHGKKPAQSEFAIKACANSGRCVYQFSTCRNYFPSFTAPDIKEVKVLPQEVSKAVPPRIRAEGETSPALLEYEANAGGFWWRNGLAKGNALWGEALLWTPDAGKGISFGAGGYASSGDGNSKVAAYSWHERSYGAQVGVKGNYLGSPDEEGRRYPRNWQVKARLLKDQVEGSNPESGYAMEQNGPKQCVYGEYIAQKDAWWTYGITGEGCVANHQSINSTWEGDKPQDRGSVQLNVFAERRITNQTAVRGILGVAHQNWDDLTLGRGTLELRYRDKKNGLLVAAGPSVAVPIGKLPKEYAGVARSKLVTPAALIRVELGGVIRKKDAEKRAESVHLAGSHVSAATHQQAPRSASKSKPKSSWNSYGFNNK